Proteins from one Scylla paramamosain isolate STU-SP2022 chromosome 3, ASM3559412v1, whole genome shotgun sequence genomic window:
- the LOC135090542 gene encoding uncharacterized protein LOC135090542: MKEDSNILDKTAKMTKQNKALLFTAGGAAAFMAGYYYYHCNYRNPAPKKSGSTTSQDKTDAQAVQSIPSPSGNKGKESKDPKVK; this comes from the exons ATGAAGGAAGACAGCAACATTCTAGACAAGACCGCCAAGATGACCAAACAGAACAAGGCCCTGCTCTTCACTGCAGGGGGCGCCGCGGCGTTCATGGCaggatactactactatcactgcaaTTACAG AAATCCTGCACCCAAGAAAAGTGGCAGTACTACTTCACAAGACAAGACTGATGCTCAGGCGGTTCAGTCTATCCCCTCACCCAGTGGCAACAAGGGCAAAGAAAGCAAGGAcccaaaagtaaaataa